A single window of Nicotiana sylvestris chromosome 3, ASM39365v2, whole genome shotgun sequence DNA harbors:
- the LOC138887332 gene encoding uncharacterized protein translates to MTVDQDVEELLIVGDSDLIIRQAQGEWGTRDIKLIPYRQHVEDLSKQFKSVEFRYIPRFHNDLVNALATLASMLPYPSNVHIDPLEIQIRERHGYCKAVEIEPDVHPWYHYIKRFLKTKEYPKQVSGDQKRTIRRLASSFILSGEVLYKRTLDLNLLRCVDAQEARRIMNEVHT, encoded by the coding sequence ATGACAGTCGATCAggatgtggaagaattgttaatcgtgggagattctgacttgattattCGACAAGCTCAAGGTGAATGGGGTACTCGAGATATCAAGCTTATCCCatacaggcaacatgtggaagatcttagcaagcaGTTCAAATCcgtcgagttcaggtacattcctcggtTTCACAATGATTTAGTCAATGCACTAGCTACTTTGGCCTCAATGCTTCCATATCCAAgcaatgtccacattgacccACTGGAAATCCAAATTCGAGAAAGACATGGTTATTGCAAAGCAGTTGAGATAGAACCAGATGTTCATCCATGGTATCATTATATCAAAAGATTcttgaaaacaaaggaatatcccAAACAAGttagtggagaccaaaagagaaccattagaaggctcgCTAGTAGTTTCATTTTGAGCGGAGAAGTCTTGTATAAAAGGACTCTAGATCTGAACCTTTTAAGATGTGTGGATGCCCAAGAGGCAAGAAGGATCATGAATGAAGTGCACACATGA